One window of Streptomyces sp. FIT100 genomic DNA carries:
- a CDS encoding uracil-xanthine permease family protein has protein sequence MNLGVRWTLHGDGRTPAPGAVVRPDERLSWPRTAGLGAQHVVAMFGASFVAPVLMGLDPNLAIMMSGIATMIFLLATRGRIPSYLGCSLSFVGVAAAIRATGGDSATVTGAVLVVGAALFLAGLAVQRFGARIIHAAMPPIVTGAVVMLIGFNLAPVTAATYWPQDQWTALLVMLFTGLAVVCLRGFWSRIAIFLGLIFGYAVSWLFDRIFGKIHSTAGGPEAVDHWRLDLSGVAKADWIGLPSFHAPAFEWSAILVALPVVIALIAENAGHVKAVGEMTGDPLDDKLGTAIAADGAASMLSTAVGGPPNTTYSENIGVMAATRVYSTAAYWAAAGFALLFGLCPKFGAVVAAIPGGVLGGITVILYGMIGLLGAQIWINAKVDLRNPLNLVPAAAGIIIGVGGVSLKFTEHFELSGIALGTIVVITGYHVLRAFAPAHLKPQEPLLDAGTSAYDSGEPGGDQPVARS, from the coding sequence ATGAACCTCGGCGTGCGCTGGACCCTGCACGGCGACGGACGAACACCCGCCCCCGGGGCTGTCGTACGGCCCGACGAACGGCTCTCGTGGCCGCGCACGGCCGGGCTCGGGGCCCAGCACGTGGTGGCGATGTTCGGCGCGTCGTTCGTGGCGCCGGTGCTCATGGGGCTGGATCCGAACCTCGCGATCATGATGTCCGGCATCGCGACGATGATCTTCCTGCTGGCGACGCGCGGCCGGATCCCGAGCTATCTGGGCTGCTCGCTCTCGTTCGTCGGTGTGGCGGCGGCGATCCGCGCGACCGGCGGCGACAGCGCCACCGTCACCGGCGCGGTCCTGGTCGTCGGTGCGGCGCTCTTCCTCGCGGGGCTCGCTGTGCAGCGGTTCGGCGCGCGGATCATCCACGCCGCGATGCCGCCGATCGTGACCGGCGCCGTCGTCATGCTCATCGGCTTCAACCTCGCGCCGGTCACGGCCGCGACGTACTGGCCGCAGGACCAGTGGACGGCGTTGCTGGTGATGCTGTTCACCGGCCTCGCCGTGGTCTGTCTGCGCGGCTTCTGGTCGCGTATCGCGATCTTCCTCGGGCTGATCTTCGGCTACGCGGTCTCCTGGCTCTTCGACCGGATCTTCGGGAAGATCCACTCCACCGCTGGTGGGCCCGAGGCGGTGGACCACTGGCGGCTCGATCTCTCCGGTGTCGCCAAGGCCGACTGGATCGGCCTGCCGAGCTTCCACGCCCCGGCCTTCGAGTGGTCGGCGATCCTGGTCGCGCTGCCGGTCGTCATCGCGCTGATCGCGGAGAACGCCGGACACGTCAAGGCCGTCGGCGAGATGACCGGCGACCCGCTCGACGACAAGCTCGGCACCGCCATCGCTGCCGACGGCGCCGCCTCGATGCTGTCGACGGCCGTGGGCGGCCCGCCCAACACCACGTACTCCGAGAACATCGGCGTCATGGCCGCCACGCGCGTCTACTCCACCGCCGCCTATTGGGCCGCGGCGGGCTTCGCCCTCCTCTTCGGGCTCTGCCCCAAGTTCGGCGCGGTGGTCGCCGCGATCCCGGGCGGGGTGCTGGGCGGGATCACCGTGATCCTCTACGGCATGATCGGCCTGCTCGGCGCGCAGATCTGGATCAACGCCAAGGTGGACCTGCGCAATCCGCTCAACCTCGTCCCGGCCGCCGCGGGCATCATCATCGGCGTCGGCGGCGTCAGCCTGAAGTTCACCGAGCACTTCGAACTCAGCGGCATCGCCCTCGGCACGATCGTCGTCATCACCGGCTATCACGTGCTGCGCGCCTTCGCGCCCGCGCATCTCAAGCCGCAGGAGCCGCTGCTCGACGCGGGCACGTCCGCCTACGACAGCGGGGAGCCCGGCGGCGATCAGCCCGTCGCCAGGTCATAG
- a CDS encoding LLM class F420-dependent oxidoreductase has translation MTIRLGLGLPQMRQYDIGRDIPAVARAAEETGYDSLWVFERVIFPEPATQGLYGIPGRPWPDQYRDVAEPTVSLALAAAVTGRARLGTSVLIAPLHIPFQLARTLATLDASSGGRVVAGFGTGWSLDEYAAAGVAPFERRGAVLDELLDVCRAVWGPDPVAYEGELTTIAPSVVGPKPARPIPVLLPANSPKAARRVVDRADGWLPVAMGPQRLADEWRRLQDLAAERGRERPLLVSVRANARYRAKPFDGRDRQPFHGSVDQIVEDLVAHVAPGLDDFHLDLQGTTRDAEELKDVAAAVYAGVRAAGV, from the coding sequence ATGACGATCCGGCTCGGACTCGGGCTCCCGCAGATGCGGCAGTACGACATCGGCCGCGACATCCCCGCGGTGGCGAGGGCGGCCGAGGAGACCGGCTACGACAGCCTGTGGGTGTTCGAGCGAGTGATCTTCCCCGAGCCCGCGACGCAAGGGCTGTACGGCATCCCGGGCCGCCCATGGCCCGACCAGTACCGCGACGTCGCCGAGCCGACGGTGTCGCTGGCCCTGGCGGCGGCCGTGACCGGCCGGGCGAGGCTCGGCACGAGCGTGCTGATCGCCCCGCTCCACATCCCCTTCCAGCTGGCGCGGACACTCGCCACCCTCGACGCGAGCAGCGGTGGCCGCGTCGTCGCCGGCTTCGGCACCGGCTGGTCCCTCGACGAGTACGCGGCCGCGGGAGTGGCGCCGTTCGAGCGGCGCGGCGCGGTGCTGGACGAGCTGCTCGACGTGTGCCGGGCCGTGTGGGGCCCGGACCCGGTCGCGTACGAGGGCGAACTGACGACCATCGCGCCGTCCGTCGTCGGGCCCAAGCCCGCCCGGCCCATCCCCGTCCTGCTGCCGGCGAACAGCCCCAAGGCCGCACGCCGCGTCGTCGACCGGGCCGACGGCTGGCTGCCGGTGGCGATGGGCCCGCAGAGGCTGGCCGACGAGTGGCGGCGGCTCCAGGACCTGGCGGCCGAGCGCGGCCGTGAGCGGCCCCTCCTGGTCTCGGTCCGTGCCAACGCGCGGTACCGGGCGAAGCCGTTCGACGGCCGCGACCGGCAGCCGTTCCACGGCAGCGTGGACCAGATCGTCGAGGACCTGGTGGCCCATGTCGCGCCCGGTCTCGACGACTTCCACCTCGATCTGCAGGGCACCACGAGGGACGCGGAGGAGCTCAAGGACGTCGCGGCGGCGGTGTACGCGGGCGTGCGGGCCGCGGGCGTCTGA
- a CDS encoding MFS transporter yields the protein MPIARLVRARYAVAAVFCVHGAVTGSFATRVPWIQDHAGVGAGLLGVALAFPAIGASVAMPLAGAISHRFGARTALRGLLALWTLALSLPALAPNVYALCAALFVFGATAGMSDVAMNALGVEVENRLDRSIMSSLHGMWSVGALIGSAGGTLAAHLGSDARIHHLLASAVLTVAGLLACQGVLDLRSTPDEEPPPRFALPPRSAVIIGAIGFCGVFAEGASLDWSAVYLRDELDASAGLAAASTTAFALTMAVARLVGDRVVDRFGAVRTVRVGGVLATAGGVLVVLAPHPAAAMAGFGCIGLGIAVVVPLAFAAAGRTGTNPSLAIAGVATITYTSGLVAPSAIGGIADLTSLVVSFGLVTVLAFGLVLGAGVLRGSARDGAVPSPARESAPELRS from the coding sequence ATGCCCATCGCGCGACTGGTCCGGGCCCGGTACGCCGTGGCCGCCGTCTTCTGCGTCCACGGCGCCGTCACCGGCAGCTTCGCCACCCGCGTCCCGTGGATCCAGGACCACGCGGGGGTCGGCGCCGGCCTGCTCGGCGTGGCGCTCGCGTTCCCCGCGATCGGTGCGTCCGTCGCGATGCCGCTAGCCGGGGCGATCAGCCACCGCTTCGGCGCGCGCACCGCGCTGCGCGGACTGCTCGCGCTGTGGACGCTGGCGCTTTCGCTCCCGGCGCTGGCGCCGAACGTGTACGCGCTCTGCGCGGCGCTGTTCGTGTTCGGTGCGACGGCGGGGATGTCGGACGTCGCGATGAACGCGCTCGGCGTCGAGGTCGAGAACCGGCTGGACCGCTCCATCATGTCCAGCCTGCACGGCATGTGGAGCGTGGGCGCCCTGATCGGCTCCGCGGGCGGCACGCTCGCCGCGCACCTGGGCAGCGACGCACGTATCCACCATCTGCTCGCCTCCGCCGTGCTCACCGTGGCCGGGCTCCTGGCCTGCCAGGGTGTGCTGGACCTACGCAGCACGCCGGACGAGGAGCCCCCGCCGCGGTTCGCGCTGCCGCCGCGCTCGGCAGTGATCATCGGTGCGATCGGGTTCTGCGGGGTGTTCGCGGAGGGCGCCAGCCTGGACTGGTCCGCGGTGTACCTGCGGGACGAGCTCGATGCGTCGGCGGGGCTCGCGGCCGCGTCCACCACCGCGTTCGCGCTGACCATGGCGGTGGCCCGGCTGGTCGGGGACCGGGTCGTGGACCGCTTCGGTGCGGTCCGCACGGTCCGCGTCGGAGGCGTGCTGGCGACGGCCGGCGGCGTCCTGGTCGTGCTGGCGCCGCACCCTGCGGCGGCGATGGCGGGGTTCGGGTGCATCGGCCTCGGCATCGCCGTGGTCGTGCCGCTGGCCTTCGCCGCGGCGGGGCGGACCGGGACGAACCCGAGCCTGGCGATCGCGGGGGTCGCGACGATCACGTACACCTCGGGGCTGGTCGCGCCGTCGGCGATCGGAGGGATCGCGGATCTGACGTCGCTGGTCGTGTCGTTCGGCCTGGTGACGGTGCTGGCGTTCGGGCTCGTGCTGGGAGCGGGGGTGCTGCGGGGCAGCGCTCGTGACGGCGCGGTGCCCAGCCCGGCTCGTGAGTCGGCGCCGGAGCTTCGGAGCTAG
- a CDS encoding DUF5995 family protein, with translation MGQIEQSTAAPVPRTDAVRPSLGAVVERMCGLRSGWPATDGVAVFNRVYLSVTEELGRRIDRGEFPDRRAAVTLDVLFAERYLSAVATAVEGGRPPACWRPLFQYRRHPGVRPLQFAMAGINAHIGHDLALAVVDTCRTLDCEPPHLEGAFEHVGEVLTLLEERIREDLMPGPDLLEIADPLTHLLGSWSLERARDAAWSAARLLWRMRELPGLADEFTERLDTGVGLVGRCMLTPWP, from the coding sequence ATGGGTCAGATCGAGCAGTCGACGGCGGCGCCGGTGCCGAGGACGGACGCCGTGCGCCCCTCGCTCGGCGCGGTGGTCGAGCGGATGTGTGGACTCCGCTCGGGCTGGCCGGCGACGGACGGGGTCGCGGTCTTCAACCGCGTGTACCTGTCCGTCACGGAGGAGCTCGGCCGGCGCATCGACCGAGGCGAGTTCCCGGACCGGCGGGCCGCGGTGACGCTGGACGTGCTCTTCGCCGAGCGCTATCTCTCCGCCGTCGCCACGGCCGTCGAGGGCGGCCGGCCGCCCGCCTGCTGGCGTCCGCTCTTCCAGTACCGGCGTCATCCGGGCGTACGCCCGCTGCAGTTCGCCATGGCCGGGATCAATGCGCACATCGGGCACGATCTGGCACTGGCGGTCGTGGACACCTGTCGTACGCTCGACTGCGAACCGCCGCATCTCGAGGGGGCGTTCGAGCATGTGGGCGAGGTCCTCACGTTGCTGGAGGAACGCATCCGCGAGGATCTGATGCCTGGGCCCGATCTGCTGGAGATCGCCGATCCGCTCACCCATCTGCTGGGCTCCTGGAGCCTGGAGCGGGCGAGGGACGCCGCCTGGTCGGCGGCCCGGCTGCTCTGGCGCATGCGGGAACTCCCCGGACTGGCCGACGAGTTCACCGAGCGGCTGGACACCGGCGTCGGGCTCGTCGGGCGCTGCATGCTCACCCCCTGGCCCTGA